The following are encoded in a window of Chloroflexota bacterium genomic DNA:
- the folB gene encoding dihydroneopterin aldolase → MNTDVISLKGMIFFAYHGARAEERTLGQRFVVDMDVHADLRAAGQSDSVSDTVNYSELYAVAQDVMQGQPRNLLESLGETIAARVLAEFPRVTRVRVRIAKPSVAIAGSILAEAAVTIDRARA, encoded by the coding sequence ATGAACACCGACGTCATCAGCCTCAAGGGCATGATCTTCTTCGCCTACCACGGCGCCCGCGCCGAGGAGCGCACCCTGGGGCAGCGCTTCGTGGTGGACATGGACGTTCACGCCGACCTGCGCGCCGCCGGCCAGTCCGACAGCGTCAGCGACACCGTCAACTACAGCGAGCTCTACGCCGTCGCGCAGGATGTGATGCAGGGGCAGCCGCGCAATCTGCTGGAGTCGCTCGGAGAAACGATCGCCGCGCGCGTTCTGGCCGAGTTCCCCCGCGTCACCCGCGTGCGCGTGCGCATCGCCAAGCCCAGCGTCGCCATCGCCGGCTCCATTCTCGCCGAAGCCGCCGTCACCATCGATCGCGCACGAGCGTAG
- the rlmB gene encoding 23S rRNA (guanosine(2251)-2'-O)-methyltransferase RlmB produces the protein MGARRSRPGPSGGPRRRPGRRPRRHDLAPQGADRPLAGAIWGRHPVREALAAGYRLTRLMVARGAAESTAPLRELAGDAGVPVAFVDAAELDSLAFGGNHQGVVATIDSTPNAAPRDLLQPQPGRAQPPLILAADQVEDVGNLGSLVRTLEACGGAGLIVPQRRSAALTGGLARASAGASLRSTVVNVTNLARALKSLQSDGVRVIGLDADAETPFDAMAYDAPCCIVVGNEARGMRPSVREACDVIVRVPLRSGIGSLNVAAAGAIVLHHIARQRTE, from the coding sequence ATGGGAGCTCGCCGATCGCGTCCGGGACCGTCTGGCGGACCTCGACGTCGTCCTGGAAGACGGCCCCGACGGCACGATTTGGCGCCGCAAGGCGCCGACCGACCCCTAGCCGGAGCCATCTGGGGCCGCCACCCCGTCCGCGAAGCGCTCGCTGCCGGCTACCGCCTGACGCGCCTGATGGTCGCCCGTGGCGCCGCCGAATCCACGGCGCCCCTGCGTGAGCTGGCGGGCGACGCCGGCGTGCCGGTGGCCTTTGTTGACGCAGCCGAATTGGACTCGCTGGCCTTCGGCGGCAACCACCAGGGCGTCGTCGCCACCATTGACTCAACCCCGAACGCCGCACCGCGTGACCTGCTGCAACCCCAGCCGGGACGCGCCCAACCGCCGCTGATCCTGGCCGCCGACCAGGTCGAGGACGTGGGGAACCTGGGCTCGCTGGTCCGCACGCTCGAAGCCTGCGGCGGCGCCGGGCTGATCGTGCCGCAGCGGCGCAGCGCGGCGCTGACCGGCGGTCTGGCCCGCGCCTCCGCCGGAGCGAGCCTGCGCTCGACCGTGGTCAACGTGACCAACCTCGCGCGGGCGCTCAAATCCCTCCAGTCGGACGGCGTGCGCGTCATCGGCCTCGACGCTGACGCCGAGACGCCGTTCGACGCCATGGCCTACGACGCGCCATGCTGCATCGTCGTGGGCAACGAGGCGCGTGGGATGCGGCCAAGCGTGCGCGAGGCGTGCGATGTAATCGTGCGCGTGCCCCTGCGCAGCGGCATCGGCTCGCTCAACGTCGCCGCCGCCGGCGCCATCGTCCTGCACCACATCGCCCGCCAACGAACCGAGTGA